GCCAAAGCCGAACACATGAACTTTGTACCCGGAGCGGATTGGAGCGAGCAAACAGCCGGTACCAATGCCATTGGAACTTGTATTGCGATTCAGCAGCCGATTCAAATTTTTTCTTTTGAACATTTTTGTGAGGGATGCCATCCCTGGGTTTGTTCATCTGCACCGATTAAAGATCCTTTGACAGGACAACTTTTGGGAGTGATTGATCTTACCGGCCCGTCAGAACTGGCCCAGCCTCACACATTGGGAATCACAGTCCTGACCTCACTTACGATCCAGCAGCTTTTCAGCGAAATTTCACGTAAAAAAAGTGATTATTTGCAGGCTTGCTTTACGCGAGCGAAGGAACAATGGAAAACCGACCTGGTAATCGTTTTGGATGCCGCCTTGCAAATTGTGAATTCCACTTCTGCAGCATTGTCCCTGTTCAACACGATCGATTGTCAACAATTTTGGTCACTTCCCGGCGTGGAGGACCTGAAATCGGCTCTATTAAACGGAATCAATGATGTGGCAGAAATTTATTTGCCTTTCTGGCGGGTAAAAATCGCCATTCACCCGATTGTTTCAGACAGCGAAAGGATTGGCTTTCTGCTAAATCTGAAAAAATCCGAATGGCATGGATCCGGGTCCCAGATGGTACACAACCATTGGTCAGAGATCATTGGACAGTCCAATCAGTTCAAAAACATTGTATATAAGAGCCAACTGGTGGCCCCCACCAACGTACCGGTTTTGCTGACCGGAGAAAGTGGAACAGGCAAAGAAAGATTCGCCCGTGCGATTCACCTTGCCAGCCCGCGCCACCGCTCTCCTTTTCTGGCTGTCAACTGCGGCGCCATTCCCAAGGAGTTGATGGCCAGCGAACTGTTCGGTTATGAAGCAGGCACATTCACCGGAGGAAATCCGAAAGGAAAAGCGGGCAAATTTGAAGAGGCCAACGGCGGAACATTATTTTTGGATGAAATCGGAGAAATGCCTCAGGATCTGCAAGTTTTCCTTCTGCGCGTGCTACAGGAAAAGGAAATAATCCGCCTTGGTTCTTCAAAGTCGATTCCGGTTGATGTTCGCATCATCGCGGCTACCAATCAAAGTTTGGAGAATCTGATGGAAGAGGGCAAGTTTCGCTCCGATCTTTTTTACCGGCTTAATGTTGTGGAACTGCGGCTGCCACCTCTCAGGGAACGAGCGGATGACATACTGCTTTTATGCGACCACTTCATCAGGAAGTTTACCGACAAATACGGCAAACTGGTAAGAGGGATCGATTATGCGGTGCTGTCGTTTTTCCGGGAATATCATTGGCCGGGAAACATCAGAGAATTACAAAACGTGATCGAACATGCCGTATTATTTTTACAAGGAGAACAAATTCAAATGTCGGACCTTCCCCACGCCCTGACAACAACCCTGAACAATAAAAAAGAATCACCCTTGGAATTGGAAGAAAAAAAATTGCTGATGCAGCTGATTCACGAAACGAACGGCAACTTGTCCGAAGTCGCAAGACGCTGCAAAATTGCCAGAACCACATTGTACCGAAAAATGGAAAAATACAACATAAGGTAGGGTGCCTTTCACAGCCCCCTACCCTTATGCATCTTCTTTACCGTGTCTTCTCGTTATCGCTGCGGAACGGGACGCCCCAACCATTCTTCATAAAAAGCGTCAATGTCCGGTTCGAAATCGTGAATAATCGGATACCACGGGGTTACGTTTTCTACTTCCAACTGCGTGCCGCAGGTCGGACAGTAATATTCCCGAATCACCTGCCATTCCGGATCCGGAGCCAATAGCTTCGGATATAACTCTTCCAGTTTCTGTTCGGTATCCCTTACATAGATTAATGCGTGCAATTTCCAATTATCTCGGCAGTCACAGAATTCATGGCCGCAATCACACTTCACAATCCGTTCTCCACTGTTCTTTTGAACAATATACAGGTGCAGACCGACTGGGAGCAGAATCCGGTCATCCCACGGCACTCTCTCCTGCAGGATGCCAAGATATGTCTCAAACCTTTCCGGGTCTTTAAAACTTGAAAGCATTTCCTTCAGTTTGAAAAAGTCAATCGTACCGTCAATCAGTTCTTCAATCGTTTGTTTGTCATATTTAGACATGAGTCATCCTCCTTTCGCCAATCACATTTTATTGAATTTGATTTTGGGCGCCGAAAATCGGGATGCCCAATTCGCTTTCCCTAATGACCCAGTCTTGCGGCAAGTTCCAGAATTGGCGGAACTCATTGATAAACTTTTCGCTCAAGGCAAAGCTGCTCGCATACATGTGGCGGACCTGGATTGCCGCATCCTTGTTGAGAATCTTCTGCCGTTCTTCCTTGATCCATTCCTGTGCTGGTTTTCCCCGTTTGATCCGTTCCTCTCTGATCCCGGCGCGTCGTTGTTCCGTTTTTTCCTCGTCAACGGTCCAACGTCCCTTTTCATCCTGCTCAATGACAGCTCCATACACCGTTTCCGCATATTTGGGCAGCAGATGGCCGTCATTCAGATCCGTTTCAATTGCCTTTGCCTTCCGCTCCAGCGGATCACCGAATCCGGGACCCCCTCGTAGATAGTTGAGATACAAATCGTAATTCTCAAAAATTTGTTCTGTAGTGATTGCCTGCTTATCCCGATTGATTTCTTGCGCTTCAATAAGTTTTTCATACTGCGGATCGCCGGGATCCGGATCTCCTCCTAACGGAAGCGGAAGTTGCTTTTCGATCAATTGCCGGATGTTGGTGCCGTGTGCTTCAAATCGGTATCCGGAAGCAGCAGGATAACCTCCCATCAAACCGCAGTCACTACTCATGTAGCCATTCCCCATAAAGAACATGGTCCAGTCTTTCGCTCCCCACACCATCCTCAGTGTCTCATAGCCGTTTCCTCCCCGATATTTTCCTGCGCCTCCTGTGTTGGGCTTGATTTTACGCCCCAGATACAACAACGGTTCGGCCAACTCCCATATTTCCATATCTCCCATGTCGCCTTCCGGGTTCCAAACCGCTGCAGCATGATCGATCCCGTCCTTGACAGCGCTTGCGCCGACTCCCTCGGCAGCCGATTCGAAGCTGTTGACGGCATGATTTTCATTGAATTGGTTATAACCCCCACCCTGTAGCCAATTGCTTGTGTTAGCGTTCCCCGCGTTTACTTCTTCCAGATAACCGCGGGCAAAATAAGTTCGGCTCAACGATCTCCACAACGGACTCCAGGCTGAGACCAGGAAGTGCCACGCATAGCTGTGAGCGGTTCGAATATCGTCAGGATTGAGCCAGGATCCGTACGGAAGCCCGAATTGGCTGGCATAGTAAGCCCCGTCATTTACCCGGTCGTTCGGGATCAGTGTTTGGGACAGCATGACCCAAATACCGCTGGTAATCGAAACCGGTGTGGCATTGTAACTGTGCCATCCCCAGCGGTTAACCCCTTCAAAATCAATTTCAAACTTCCCGTCTTTGTGGATGGTCATTTGGGAAGGAGCGTGCATGATTGTATTGACTCGCGCATAAGGCGGCACGTCAAGATCTTTGTAAGGAACGTCGACAAAGGAAACGCCACGGTATTTACCTGGGATGGTCATCGACTTGACTTGATTGATGAA
The sequence above is a segment of the Effusibacillus dendaii genome. Coding sequences within it:
- a CDS encoding sigma-54-dependent Fis family transcriptional regulator; protein product: MGNPLIAIRSTSELLSKMQELETKWTHFILDGLEPDQMRMNVYQSWKRCQSYGIDPRQKQTSLAMSDRQMTEWVKKSHLYQISLPVLQHLSDQIQDTGHLVTLCDNNGKIMYLQGDRTIMAKAEHMNFVPGADWSEQTAGTNAIGTCIAIQQPIQIFSFEHFCEGCHPWVCSSAPIKDPLTGQLLGVIDLTGPSELAQPHTLGITVLTSLTIQQLFSEISRKKSDYLQACFTRAKEQWKTDLVIVLDAALQIVNSTSAALSLFNTIDCQQFWSLPGVEDLKSALLNGINDVAEIYLPFWRVKIAIHPIVSDSERIGFLLNLKKSEWHGSGSQMVHNHWSEIIGQSNQFKNIVYKSQLVAPTNVPVLLTGESGTGKERFARAIHLASPRHRSPFLAVNCGAIPKELMASELFGYEAGTFTGGNPKGKAGKFEEANGGTLFLDEIGEMPQDLQVFLLRVLQEKEIIRLGSSKSIPVDVRIIAATNQSLENLMEEGKFRSDLFYRLNVVELRLPPLRERADDILLLCDHFIRKFTDKYGKLVRGIDYAVLSFFREYHWPGNIRELQNVIEHAVLFLQGEQIQMSDLPHALTTTLNNKKESPLELEEKKLLMQLIHETNGNLSEVARRCKIARTTLYRKMEKYNIR
- a CDS encoding acetone carboxylase subunit gamma: MSKYDKQTIEELIDGTIDFFKLKEMLSSFKDPERFETYLGILQERVPWDDRILLPVGLHLYIVQKNSGERIVKCDCGHEFCDCRDNWKLHALIYVRDTEQKLEELYPKLLAPDPEWQVIREYYCPTCGTQLEVENVTPWYPIIHDFEPDIDAFYEEWLGRPVPQR
- a CDS encoding hydantoinase B/oxoprolinase family protein, which gives rise to MAIREKDLGIQARRTIGWNGKTLKQMREEIDRLSRESGHYAGLKQLPFKESEPIRYEKMFAKLRGGVVHARETAKRVAASPIVEQEGELCFTLYTPEADSIVTSTGIIIHVGTMGAAIKYMIKNDYEENPGIEPGDIFCNNDCQIGNVHPCDVHTIVPIFWGDELVGWVGGVTHVIDVGATAPGSMTVGPVTRYDDGYQVACRKIGKNDTLLRDWLIESQRSIRTTKYWLLDERTRVAGCHMIRDLVLQIIEEEGIDAYKLFMREVIEDGRRGFINQVKSMTIPGKYRGVSFVDVPYKDLDVPPYARVNTIMHAPSQMTIHKDGKFEIDFEGVNRWGWHSYNATPVSITSGIWVMLSQTLIPNDRVNDGAYYASQFGLPYGSWLNPDDIRTAHSYAWHFLVSAWSPLWRSLSRTYFARGYLEEVNAGNANTSNWLQGGGYNQFNENHAVNSFESAAEGVGASAVKDGIDHAAAVWNPEGDMGDMEIWELAEPLLYLGRKIKPNTGGAGKYRGGNGYETLRMVWGAKDWTMFFMGNGYMSSDCGLMGGYPAASGYRFEAHGTNIRQLIEKQLPLPLGGDPDPGDPQYEKLIEAQEINRDKQAITTEQIFENYDLYLNYLRGGPGFGDPLERKAKAIETDLNDGHLLPKYAETVYGAVIEQDEKGRWTVDEEKTEQRRAGIREERIKRGKPAQEWIKEERQKILNKDAAIQVRHMYASSFALSEKFINEFRQFWNLPQDWVIRESELGIPIFGAQNQIQ